The Astatotilapia calliptera chromosome 19, fAstCal1.2, whole genome shotgun sequence DNA segment GACCAGACAGGAGCAGCTGCCTTCATGCATCAGTTTCAGTAAAGCTGTGTTTCCCAAACTTTTTGGCTCGTGACCTTTTAAAAGGGTCGTTAATGGCTTTGCCTAAATCTTACTTGACATTCAAAGTGCCGAAAAATATATTTGATGGGAATACATCTGACTCTTTTCAGAGGTCATGACCCagttacttaaaaaataaatgaataaaaatctgCAGACGTGAACATCATCTATCTAATCATGATGCTTGTAAAAGCATGATGGCAAATAAGAAGTAAAGAGGCTTTAACCTTGCTTAACTGCAGTCCTCACATGGCAGATCACggtagattaaaaataaaacttgagTCATGATTTCAGAGAAGAGACGTTGCTGCTGaggtatttaaatgtattttagggGAAAGCTATTAGATTCCATTTTATTGAAGAGAAGCCAGGCAAAGTGAGAAACTCACAGCCAGAGAGATGAGTAGCATGAGTAGCACTGCAGGCCACAGGGGAaatatgtgatatttttttttcattcaagcTTGAAAACAGCTTCAAtatgttttgtctttatttcattttctaaatTGTAACATCTCACTTTTGTTCCAAGACCTATTTAGGCTGGCAGCATAATTTCTGAGGTGATGTAAGGTAGTGTGACCTGAACACGTGGGAGGGCTACTTTCATTTCTGTATAACCTTAAAGTTGACCTAacatttcctcattttctgtCAAATGAATAAGATCAGAAATGATTTagaaatctgtaaaaaaaaaaaaaaaaaaaaaaaaagaagaagattttctgttgttttttttatcaggaAAATTGTTGCttctgttcaggaatgcaaGTAAATGACTGTAATTCTCAGATaacattaattatatttttcattttattttcattgcaaaTATGAATTTGATTAAAGCGCCTGCAcgtgctgacagatttcagAAAATTAAAAGTTCATTTGGTAATTTTCGAAGGCATGCTCTAATGCATGTGTTAATCACTGTATATATAAGTTATATCTGTTCTAGGCACATGACAATGGAGAACAGTCATATTAAACATGAATTAAGTTCCcaataatgaggtcagtgtatgCAAAGTAATCCCcgtgagccaaaagctcaggcaCAGACTGCTCCAAACACAGTTTCCGACAGTTTTTTCTAATGACCTCAATGAGAGGGGATAACCTTAACAAAATCGCCTCACCTCTTCTcaagaggggcagccaatcacaaTAAAGGTGGCTTCGGGGAGCTCGTTTCTAACAGTGGGTGGAGTGAACTCAGTAGAAGGTAAATAAGGCATATTTGAAATGTGAATTTCTACTGCACTCCTGCAGAGTCCAAGAATATGAACAGATTTATAAATGAGTTATTGTCCCGCTTAAACTTCTTTGTTCAATATGAATTTGCATCACCAAATCACCTTGGTTTCtgatattaaaaatatactCAGTTCACTGAGTATATTTCAGTCTAGCTCTTAGTCTTCATTAATTCTCTCAGTCAACAGCAGAGCTGCCCAGACCTCATCCAGCAGGAAGCTGCGTGATGATAAAGGTGTATGCCCCTGCAGGTCTGTATGCACAGGCTTCCTCATGCATGTCATACCAAGGCACACATCAAAGTCATCAacgttttcattttcattcacagCTGCTAGTGGCTCATCTTTACTTTTGCCCCACTGCGCCATCAACGGAAATAACCCTTTATAACAATAATgcctacacaaacacagaggaggTGACGGAGCGTCCTCGGTGGCATGAGTGAGGCCTGCGGTCTTTAACACAGTGAGAAACGCCTGGAGTTGATATTCATCTTGGTGAGGCCCAGATGCTTTAGAGGGGTGGACAGAGCAAAGGCAGCCTTCATGGGGATATCACACAGCAGGTCCGACTCCTCTCCGCACTCCTCCAGCTCGTACGTTGCGTCGTCCAGCATCTCCTTGTGACGGTGGCACACTTGCTCCACTTTGAGCCGATGGATCTCCACCCGCAGACGGATCAGCTGACGGGCCAGTCGGTTGTCCTGAACTTGCATTTCCCTCTGAGGGTAgaggagggatggagggagCGCGTTTGAGAAGAAAGTGAGTTTCAGTGTTCAGTTTAGCAGAACATATGTGGAAGTTTGGATTTGGATGGTGCCTATCTCCTCATCAAAGGGTAAAACTCATGTGGACTACATGGGTTGCAGCTTATGAGAAAACAGGCACCATATTGTTTCGCAATCTGTGTGTTTAGACTTCTTTCCCTTAAGTTAAGACAAGCAGTCATGCAAGCAAGATCACTGACACCTAAAGAGATGCCTATctgttttaaaggtgaagtaGGAGATAGATAGCTATCTGTATTTCTCAAGAATGGATAAGGActctgtattatttatttatttacttattcatTAATTAGTTTTAATGATTGGAGATTATCAAGAAGTGCAAATTATTTCTCAGGGCGTGACGCATCTTTagataaaaatcaaatcaaatttctGGAGGAACTCACCAGCTCTTTTCTAAGATGCTCCAGGGCATCGTCCATAGTGTCAAAGCCACAGATGCTGCCCACAACCAGTTCTGACCTCCTCAAAATTGCCGGCACGGAAACGACTTGCTGTCCTCCTGATTCGGGACCGTCCGCGGAATTTCTTTCCTTCCACGCTCGGCTCTGTACGCGCTCCTGCCACTCGAGGTAGGACGGTCTGCGGGTCTGTAACTTCAGCTTCTCCGTGAGCGCTTTCACGCTGTCCAGATCCTCCGTGTCGCCCTCGGAGGACGAGCCGTCTCCAAGCTCCTTAAAATCCATCGGTGCAGCAGATTGCTGATACACGCTGAGCATTCAGGGAGCAGGCTCGCTTTCTGCGCTGGCAGCTTGGCGATTAGAGCGCAACAGGTCCATGCCTCCTCTCCTTTATAGGGAGAAATAGCGCAGTGACCGCCCATCCCGCACAGGACAGGGAGGCTGGAGAGTTTGCAAGCTTTTGTCAGGCGAGGGAAAAAGATATCCTGAAACCAAAGTCTGAGATTTTATTACTGTGCATTCACAAGTTAAATGActtaaaactatttaaaatagttttacatttatattacagGAGAAACTGCCAAAAGAAGAAACGAATACAGATGTATGCATGTATTTCCTGGACATCAGGTTGACGTGCAGGAATCgcttttctctttctgcttGCCTTGCTTTGCATTCTGGGGTAGTTTTGATCTAAAAGTGGGTCAATTAACTGCGTGCACTGAAGTACAGATTAAATTTCCATCTGCAGTATGAAAATGGAAATAATCAAGTAAAGTACAACAAACCTGCGCCTGGATGTATGAGAAAAATCTATACATACTTACATACTTACACACAGTCAGGTGAAAAACCAAGTTTTCTGTTCAGCTATGTAAAACAGTAAGTAGCCTACAGGCTTACTGTGCAATTTCCCAACAAATTCCCCTCAAGGTCAGACAGAGCAATgctcagaaaaactgcaaaaacccaGGAGctccatctcagactctacaggccccagttagcatgttaaaggttaaagttcatgacaataaaattagaaaaagacagaacaCGTTGGCTtctttggaagggttgccaggagaaagcctcctCTCTAAAaataacatggcagcacagcttaggttggCAAAGTTGCAAATGAACAGTCCataagacttctggaacaacatCCATTTGTTTGTCCATAACGCACAGCACCATGTTTGGAGACACCCAAACATAACTTATCAGCCCAAACCAATTATACCAACTGTGAGCATGGTGGTGGAAGTGTGCTGATTTGGGCACCTAgcagtcactgagtcaaccgtgagctcctctgtataccaatgCAGAATGAAATGTGGAGACATCTGTCCAACAGATAAAAattggtcaaaaaaaaaaaaaaaaaagcaaaagaattaATGTGCTGCAATGATCCAGTCAAAGTACAAAactcaacctgactgaaaagAGCTGAGCATGAATGAattcctgcaaacctcaatgagctGAAGCAACGCTGTAAAGACGAGCGGGGCTAAAACTCTTC contains these protein-coding regions:
- the fam167b gene encoding protein FAM167B — translated: MLSVYQQSAAPMDFKELGDGSSSEGDTEDLDSVKALTEKLKLQTRRPSYLEWQERVQSRAWKERNSADGPESGGQQVVSVPAILRRSELVVGSICGFDTMDDALEHLRKELREMQVQDNRLARQLIRLRVEIHRLKVEQVCHRHKEMLDDATYELEECGEESDLLCDIPMKAAFALSTPLKHLGLTKMNINSRRFSLC